A stretch of the Rosa rugosa chromosome 5, drRosRugo1.1, whole genome shotgun sequence genome encodes the following:
- the LOC133709756 gene encoding PH, RCC1 and FYVE domains-containing protein 1-like isoform X1, giving the protein MAMASPQRIGPADRDIDQAIAALKKGATLLKYGRRGKPKFCPFRLSNDEALLIWYSGKEEKHVRLSHVTTIIPGQRTAIFQRYPRPEKEYQSFSLLYNDRSLDLICKDKDEAEVWFVGLKALITRGSYRHFRSESRSDNSVSTDTPLAHTRRSSPSIAPFTCTQQDAAGDTEGLPLETAPTNRLGRAFADIISYTDATKTQAESPPISSLSPASVDNSNGRSSTSEAIRISLSSAVSSSSQGSCPDDFDALGDVFIWGESINGGVLGGNVDRIGRSVSSSMDALLPKALESTVVIDAHGIACGTRHIALVTRQGEIFSWGEESGGRLGHGVGADVSHPKLIGTLSGMNVELVACGEYHTCAVTISGELYTWGDGTNNFGLLGHGREVSHWIPKKISGHMEGIHISYISCGLWHTAAVTSAGRLFTFGDGSFGALGHGDHSSTSTPREVETLRGLRTARVACGAWHTAAVVAIIKESYMSEDSGNSAFGKLYTWGDGDKGRLGHGDEVSRLAPECVAALVNKNFCQVACGHSLTVALTTSGHVYTMGSAACGQLGNPSADGKVPTRVEGTIADSFVEEIACGSCHVAVLTSKTEVYTWGRGSNGQLGHGDNDNRKTPTLVEFMKDKQVKSVVCGSNLTAVICLHKWASGADHSVCSNCHNPFGFRRKRHNCYNCGLVFCKACSSKKVLRAALAPNVNKPYRVCDDCYTKLKKAAEASSVVRNPKIRSGHVHHKSCETADKETLMPMLRATLSRISSFGSGNHTESKIPKPERKPEARDNRVFPMLNGHLQLGAFTLSKASTSLDGDPGKFMSASMPTSRKSSVFASPVSGKSSPRQSSEDILEDPKLVNGSLSREIISLRAQKTMQVEDLTFKSQRLEAELQRTLKKLNEVSAVATDEAEKCKSAKEVINSLTAQLKEMAERMPEGHVASCNAGSTPHAITFVNQLSKENPQTNMTTPQMESNGNSMDRILGNGTKSQSGKVERVLQDEPGVYITLCSLPGGGNELRRVRFSRRHFTEEAAERWWADNGAMLCERHNIQSAE; this is encoded by the exons ATGGCTATGGCTAGTCCTCAGAGAATCGGTCCGGCCGACAGGGATATCGACCAG GCCATAGCGGCGCTTAAGAAAGGCGCGACTTTGTTAAAATACGGGCGCAGAGGGAAGCCGAAATTCTGCCCTTTCCGGCTTTCTAAT gaTGAGGCTTTACTGATATGGTACTCTGGAAAAGAAGAGAAACATGTTAGACTTAGTCATGTTACTACCATTATTCCTGGGCAGCGTACT GCAATATTTCAGCGGTATCCACGACCAGAAAAGGAGTACCAatcattttctcttctttacAATGATAGATCCTTGGACTTG ATATGTAAAGACAAGGATGAGGCTGAAGTTTGGTTTGTTGGTCTTAAGGCATTAATTACTCGAGGTTCCTACCGGCATTTTAGAAGTGAGTCAAGAAGTGACAACAGTGTATCAACAGATACCCCCCTTGCTCATACTCGAAGAAGTTCTCCATCAATCGCACCATTCACCTGT ACACAACAGGATGCTGCAGGAGATACTGAGGGACTTCCTTTGGAGACTGCCCCAACAAATAGATTAGGAAGGGCATTTGCTGACATAATATCATATACTGATGCTACCAAGACTCAAGCTGAGTCACCTCCTATTTCCTCATTATCACCTGCATCTGTAGATAATTCAAATGGTCGAAGTTCCACATCTGAAGCAATTCGAATTAGTTTATCTAGTGCCGTAAGCTCATCAAGTCAAGGTTCTTGTCCAGATGACTTTGATGCTTTAGGAGATGTTTTTATTTGGGGTGAAAGTATTAATGGTGGAGTACTAGGAGGCAATGTAGATAGAATAGGAAGATCAGTTTCTTCCAGTATGGATGCTCTCCTGCCCAAGGCATTGGAATCAACAGTGGTCATAGATGCTCATGGAATTGCTTGTGGTACCAGACATATTGCACTGGTCACCAGGCAAGGGGAAATTTTCAGTTGGGGAGAGGAGTCAGGAGGCAGGCTGGGTCATGGTGTAGGAGCAGATGTTTCCCACCCTAAGCTCATTGGCACTCTTAGTGGCATGAATGTTGAATTAGTTGCTTGTGGGGAGTATCATACCTGTGCTGTTACAATTTCTGGAGAGCTCTATACATGGGGTGATGGCACTAATAATTTTGGTCTACTTGGACATGGACGTGAAGTTAGTCACTGGATTCCCAAAAAGATAAGTGGTCATATGGAAGGTATACACATATCCTATATCTCTTGCGGACTGTGGCATACAGCTGCTGTGACCTCAGCTGGTCGGTTATTTACATTTGGGGATGGTTCTTTTGGTGCTTTAGGCCATGGAGATCATAGTAGCACAAGTACTCCACGAGAGGTGGAAACTTTGAGAGGGCTGAGAACAGCAAGGGTTGCTTGTGGCGCTTGGCACACTGCTGCAGTTGTTGCAATAATAAAGGAATCATATATGTCTGAGGATTCTGGTAACTCTGCTTTTGGAAAGCTGTACACCTGGGGCGATGGAGATAAAGGCCGACTTGGACATGGCGATGAAGTTTCTAGACTAGCTCCTGAATGTGTAGCTGCATTGGTTAATAAAAATTTCTGTCAAGTAGCATGTGGGCATAGTCTCACAGTTGCCCTTACAACATCAGGACATGTATATACAATGGGAAGCGCTGCTTGTGGACAGCTTGGCAATCCTTCAGCTGATGGAAAAGTTCCCACTCGTGTTGAAGGTACAATTGCAGATAGCTTCGTCGAAGAAATTGCCTGTGGTTCTTGTCATGTGGCAGTTTTGACTTCCAAGACAGAGGTTTATACTTGGGGAAGGGGTTCAAATGGGCAATTAGGACACGGAGACAATGATAATAGAAAGACACCTACTCTCGTTGAATTTATGAAGGATAAACAAGTAAAGAGTGTAGTATGTGGTTCAAACCTTACTGCAGTCATTTGTCTTCATAAATGGGCATCTGGTGCTGACCATTCCGTTTGCTCTAATTGTCATAATCCCTTTGGTTTCAGAAGAAAACGTCATAATTGTTATAATTGTGGGTTAGTTTTCTGTAAAGCATGCAGCAGCAAGAAAGTTCTGAGAGCTGCCTTGGCTCCAAATGTGAACAAGCCCTATCGGGTGTGTGATGATTGTTATACTAAACTAAAGAAAGCTGCAGAAGCTAGTTCTGTTGTACGAAATCCCAAAATTAGAAGTGGACATGTACACCATAAATCCTGTGAGACGGCAGACAAAGAGACTCTAATGCCTATGTTACGGGCAACACTGTCCAGAATTTCATCCTTTGGCTCAGGCAACCATACTGAAAGCAAGATTCCTAAGCCTGAAAGAAAACCAGAAGCGCGTGATAATCGTGTCTTTCCAATGCTAAATGGACATTTGCAGTTAGGGGCCTTTACTTTGTCAAAAGCATCAACTTCCCTTGATGGAGATCCAGGAAAGTTCATGTCAGCGTCCATGCCTACTTCCAGAAAGTCTTCTGTGTTTGCATCTCCTGTTTCAGGAAAGTCAAGCCCACGTCAGTCTTCTGAAGACATTCTTGAGGACCCAAAGTTAGTAAATGGAAGTTTGAGCCGAGAAATTATCAGTTTAAGGGCACAG AAAACTATGCAGGTAGAAGACCTTACTTTCAAATCCCAACGACTTGAAGCTGAACTTCAAAGAACATTAAAGAAATTGAACGAGGTCTCTGCAGTAGCTACCGATGAAGCTGAAAAATGCAAATCTGCAAAGGAAGTTATCAATTCTCTAACTGCTCAG TTGAAGGAGATGGCTGAAAGAATGCCAGAAGGACATGTTGCAAGTTGCAATGCAGGTTCAACTCCTCATGCCATCACTTTTGTAAATCAGTTATCCAAAGAGAACCCTCAGACAAATATGACTACTCCTCAAATGGAGTCCAATGGCAATTCAATGGATCGGATCTTAGGGAATGGAACTAAATCACAGAGTGGAAAGGTAGAGCGAGTTCTACAAGATGAACCTGGTGTCTATATAACTTTATGCTCCTTGCCGGGCGGTGGTAATGAACTCAGACGTGTTCGCTTCAG TCGGAGACATTTCACTGAAGAAGCAGCAGAGAGATGGTGGGCAGATAATGGCGCAATGTTGTGCGAGCGGCACAATATACAAAGTGCAGAGTAG